From Haloarcula sp. CBA1127, a single genomic window includes:
- the ligA gene encoding ATP-dependent DNA ligase LigA, translating to MEFAAFADRAEAIEAESADTAITEAVTDLFTDAGPDLSTLARFVQGRVFPAYESRTLDIGPRLCYEAIARAAGQNISADDVEQRLADMGEIGAVAASYDLGGQQGLAAFGAGGGSDAITVAELDAELRNLAAVDGSGSQGTKVDILFGLFSRCSSTEAGYLARLVLSEMRIGVGEGTVRDAAAAAFDVSVEAVERAVQVSNDYGMVAEVARDEGESGLATVTLEIGRPVQAMLAQAGTVAGALEDWGRAAVEWKYDGARVQVHFDGEDARLFSRNMEEVTDPLPEVVDTVESTLDAPAILDGEVVAVDADGDPLPFQEVLRRFRRKHDVAAAREDVAVRLHAFDCLHAAGEDLLDAPLETRHDRLKSLFPAESDVVSQMWLSDDPDEIEDLETAALDAGQEGIMLKDPTAAYSPGKRGKHWRKRKPDVETLDCVVTGAEWGEGRRANVLGSFELSVRTDDGYATVGNVATGITDEELDDLTERFESHIRREDGRDVVLDPAVVFEVGYEEIQASQSYASEYALRFPRFLSVREDKTPDSADSLERVERLAASQ from the coding sequence ATGGAGTTCGCCGCCTTCGCCGACCGCGCCGAAGCAATCGAAGCCGAGAGTGCCGACACCGCGATAACCGAGGCGGTGACCGACCTGTTCACCGACGCGGGGCCGGACCTCTCGACGCTCGCTCGCTTCGTACAGGGGCGGGTGTTTCCGGCCTACGAGTCCCGCACGCTCGATATCGGGCCGCGGCTCTGCTACGAGGCGATTGCCCGGGCGGCGGGCCAGAACATCAGTGCCGACGATGTGGAGCAGCGCCTCGCCGACATGGGTGAAATCGGTGCTGTCGCAGCCAGCTACGACCTCGGCGGCCAACAGGGACTCGCCGCGTTCGGCGCTGGTGGCGGGAGTGACGCCATCACGGTAGCGGAACTCGACGCCGAGCTACGGAACTTGGCCGCCGTCGACGGCAGTGGGAGCCAAGGGACGAAAGTCGATATCCTCTTTGGCCTGTTCTCGCGGTGTTCGTCGACGGAAGCCGGCTACCTCGCTCGACTCGTCCTCTCGGAGATGCGAATCGGCGTCGGCGAGGGGACGGTCCGGGACGCCGCCGCGGCCGCTTTTGACGTGTCAGTCGAGGCCGTCGAACGGGCCGTGCAGGTGTCGAACGACTACGGCATGGTCGCCGAAGTGGCCCGCGACGAGGGGGAGTCCGGACTGGCGACCGTCACCCTCGAAATCGGTCGCCCCGTTCAGGCGATGCTGGCACAGGCGGGCACGGTCGCTGGAGCGCTCGAAGACTGGGGCCGCGCTGCCGTCGAGTGGAAGTACGACGGCGCTCGCGTCCAGGTCCACTTCGACGGCGAGGACGCGCGGCTGTTCTCCCGGAACATGGAGGAAGTCACCGACCCGCTCCCGGAGGTCGTCGACACCGTGGAGTCGACGCTGGACGCACCGGCAATCCTCGACGGCGAGGTGGTCGCTGTCGACGCCGACGGCGACCCGCTCCCGTTTCAGGAGGTGCTGCGGCGCTTCCGCCGGAAACACGACGTAGCTGCGGCCCGCGAGGACGTGGCCGTCCGGCTTCACGCATTCGACTGTCTGCACGCCGCCGGTGAGGACCTGCTCGATGCCCCACTGGAGACGCGCCACGACCGTCTCAAATCACTGTTCCCGGCCGAAAGCGATGTTGTCTCCCAGATGTGGCTCTCGGACGACCCCGATGAGATTGAAGACCTGGAAACGGCGGCCCTCGACGCTGGACAGGAGGGTATCATGCTGAAGGACCCGACGGCGGCGTACTCGCCCGGTAAGCGGGGCAAGCACTGGCGCAAGCGCAAACCTGACGTGGAGACGCTCGACTGCGTCGTCACCGGCGCGGAGTGGGGCGAGGGCCGCCGGGCGAACGTCCTCGGGTCGTTTGAGCTTTCTGTCCGAACTGACGACGGCTACGCCACCGTCGGCAATGTCGCGACCGGCATCACCGACGAGGAACTGGACGACCTGACGGAGCGCTTCGAATCACACATCCGACGCGAGGATGGCCGCGACGTGGTGCTCGACCCAGCCGTCGTCTTCGAAGTCGGTTACGAGGAGATCCAGGCTTCGCAGTCCTACGCCTCGGAATATGCGCTTCGGTTCCCCCGGTTCCTCTCAGTCCGCGAGGACAAGACGCCTGACAGCGCTGACTCGCTGGAGCGCGTCGAACGGCTGGCGGCGTCACAGTAG
- a CDS encoding type II secretion system F family protein — MALNPLGLAPLAVVVGILGLVGYSTVNERFDRNVTRLSRRLFGRYVGQSPERERQLEAAYVDETYRGYAARTLVYACVGAVAGAITGAYAIGGFLLVLPALVNLAQGLPSTMVNAFGLRTFELVLTPTQTLYILIGGGVLSGAATAGLTYLYRWERLKNQADVRSRNIDEGMARTIAFMYALSRGGMSFPDVMRVLARNQEIYGDTAREVGVAVREMDLFGRDMITALEHVSRRTPSEQFKTFTENLSSVLQSGQSLAPFLREQYERHQEQAAERQEDLLERLATVAEAYVTVFVAAVLFLMTILLVFGLTTTDTLWLLQMMAYLVIPLANVGFMVYLDSKLQSLGIGNGGTTDILDRYETATLGKPSLGTNRLGLPDGGVVPADEANWDRLRFHDRVKSLRELLSSPIQSLVWNPVYVLYLTVPVAVVLLLVRAPPAFQASTVNIRLLDDLVIQSVLLVLGPFALVRFIYTQRLSRIEDATPDLLERLASLNEAGMTVVESLRRVRGSDIGVLTQEMHRIWADIRMGANVDDALVRFGRRVQTTAITRIVTLLTHAMHASGQLGQVFRIAATQSRADLRLKRRRRQQMLTYLVVIYVAFLVFLVIIVAVQEVLVPSLPSSVPTPAGESNRLGVNVDQFARFGRVDKAAYTLVFFHTALIQAVLTGFIGGQLGEGTLKDGAKHAAILLGVAYIAFILLSSPVASMTVTSPAVSGDQITVESASLSEGGFIVVREFEEDGRVLGTSEYLSSGSHGDVQITLDRPPSTGQSLVLVAHQDTNGNQQLDYRFGDSSGAPDRPYASSTAGENVTVEYTVE; from the coding sequence ATGGCGCTGAACCCGCTCGGTCTGGCACCGCTCGCCGTCGTCGTTGGGATTCTCGGACTGGTCGGCTACAGCACCGTCAACGAGCGCTTCGACCGCAACGTCACGCGGCTGTCCCGACGGCTCTTCGGCCGGTACGTAGGCCAGTCGCCCGAACGGGAACGCCAGCTCGAAGCCGCATACGTCGACGAGACGTACCGCGGCTACGCTGCCAGAACGCTGGTGTACGCCTGTGTAGGGGCCGTCGCAGGCGCTATCACCGGCGCGTACGCCATCGGCGGTTTTCTACTGGTCCTGCCGGCGCTGGTGAACCTCGCACAGGGACTCCCCTCGACGATGGTGAACGCCTTCGGCCTGCGAACGTTCGAACTCGTGTTGACGCCGACACAGACGCTGTACATCCTCATCGGTGGCGGGGTGCTTTCGGGCGCAGCAACGGCCGGCCTCACGTACCTCTACCGCTGGGAACGGCTGAAAAATCAGGCAGACGTGCGGAGCCGGAACATCGACGAGGGGATGGCCCGCACCATCGCCTTCATGTACGCGCTCTCCCGCGGTGGAATGTCCTTCCCCGACGTGATGCGTGTGCTGGCCCGGAATCAAGAGATCTATGGCGACACGGCCAGAGAGGTCGGCGTCGCCGTCAGAGAGATGGACCTGTTCGGCCGGGACATGATCACGGCGCTCGAACACGTCTCCCGGCGGACTCCCAGCGAACAGTTCAAGACCTTCACCGAGAACCTCTCCAGCGTCCTCCAGAGCGGCCAGTCGCTGGCCCCGTTCCTCCGCGAGCAGTACGAACGCCATCAGGAGCAGGCCGCCGAGCGGCAGGAAGACCTACTGGAGCGGCTGGCAACGGTCGCCGAGGCGTACGTCACCGTGTTCGTCGCCGCCGTCCTCTTCCTGATGACGATTCTCCTCGTCTTCGGCCTGACGACGACGGACACGCTCTGGCTATTACAGATGATGGCGTATCTCGTTATCCCGCTGGCTAACGTCGGGTTCATGGTATATCTCGATAGCAAGCTCCAGTCGCTGGGCATCGGGAACGGCGGGACGACAGATATTTTGGACCGGTACGAAACGGCGACGTTGGGGAAACCCAGCTTGGGGACCAACCGCCTCGGCCTGCCCGACGGTGGCGTCGTTCCGGCCGACGAGGCAAACTGGGACCGGCTCAGGTTCCACGACCGCGTGAAATCGCTTCGGGAGCTGCTTAGCTCCCCGATTCAGTCGCTGGTCTGGAACCCGGTGTACGTCCTCTACCTCACCGTGCCCGTCGCGGTAGTGCTGTTGCTCGTCCGTGCCCCACCTGCGTTCCAGGCGTCGACAGTCAACATCCGTTTGCTTGATGACCTCGTCATCCAGTCGGTCCTGCTGGTTCTGGGGCCGTTCGCGCTGGTGCGGTTCATCTACACGCAGCGGCTGTCCCGCATTGAGGACGCGACGCCGGACCTGCTCGAACGGCTGGCGAGTCTGAACGAGGCCGGAATGACCGTCGTCGAGAGCCTTCGACGGGTCCGGGGCAGTGACATCGGCGTCCTCACGCAGGAGATGCACCGTATCTGGGCCGACATCAGGATGGGCGCGAACGTCGACGACGCGCTCGTCCGGTTCGGTCGTCGGGTCCAGACGACGGCGATTACGCGCATCGTGACACTGTTGACCCACGCGATGCACGCCTCGGGCCAGCTCGGCCAGGTGTTCCGCATCGCGGCGACCCAGTCGCGGGCCGACCTCCGGCTGAAACGGCGGCGGCGCCAGCAGATGCTCACCTACCTCGTCGTCATTTACGTCGCCTTCCTGGTGTTTCTGGTCATCATTGTCGCCGTGCAGGAAGTTCTCGTCCCGAGTCTGCCCTCCAGCGTGCCGACGCCGGCCGGGGAGTCGAACCGCCTCGGCGTCAACGTCGACCAGTTCGCTCGCTTCGGCCGCGTCGACAAGGCCGCGTACACGCTTGTTTTCTTCCACACTGCCCTCATTCAGGCGGTTCTGACGGGCTTCATTGGCGGTCAACTCGGCGAGGGTACGCTCAAGGACGGCGCGAAACACGCCGCGATTTTGCTGGGCGTCGCGTACATCGCGTTCATTCTCCTCTCCTCGCCGGTCGCATCAATGACGGTCACCAGCCCAGCCGTTTCCGGTGACCAGATAACGGTCGAATCAGCGTCTCTTTCGGAGGGTGGGTTCATTGTTGTCCGGGAGTTCGAGGAGGATGGAAGAGTGCTTGGAACTTCCGAGTACCTCTCCTCAGGGTCCCACGGCGACGTCCAGATAACGCTTGACAGGCCGCCGTCGACCGGCCAGTCGCTCGTGCTCGTCGCCCATCAGGACACTAACGGGAACCAGCAACTCGACTACCGCTTCGGCGACAGTTCGGGGGCCCCGGACCGGCCATATGCGTCGTCGACGGCCGGCGAGAACGTCACCGTCGAGTACACGGTCGAGTGA
- a CDS encoding type II/IV secretion system ATPase subunit — MSNPDSPEPGDFVSDPLGHIQSWLSRTATVLSGSAVPTANYDPSRHGTLVEFDGLDGYNEVDRYWLNAPFAFASLNHDPDRDEHLYHVVEPSLSDIERELLDRLFEDIRIPLIYRDDVDADPERVLTEELEARLEEYGVVIEPETFYRLFYYLHRSFQGYGHIDPLMHDPDIEDISCDGANLPIFVYHDGYTDIETNITYDADELNDFVIQLAQRSGRHVSVSDPVVSTTLPDGSRIELALGEEVTPRGSAFTIRKYADEPFTPIELLEYGTFSVEMLAYLWLAIESNKSLIFAGGTAAGKTTSMNALAMFLPPRSKVLSIEDTRELSLYHDNWLSSVTRERLGDSDITMYDLLRSALRHRPEYIIVGEVRGEEAITLFQAMNTGHTTFSTMHADSVQTVINRLENEPINVPRPMVQSLDILCVQVLARSGDERVRRAKTLAEIEGIDQRTGELDYSTTYNWRATEDRFSENNSELLDEIREERGWTQSELLTELRNRQRFLRYLQSEGITDYRKFTAMVNKYYADKEQVIANIDDDAIA, encoded by the coding sequence ATGTCGAACCCAGACTCTCCCGAACCCGGTGACTTCGTTTCGGACCCGCTCGGCCACATCCAGTCGTGGCTTTCGCGGACCGCAACGGTGTTGAGCGGGTCAGCAGTTCCGACGGCGAACTACGACCCCAGTCGCCACGGGACACTGGTCGAATTCGACGGTCTGGACGGTTACAACGAGGTCGACCGCTACTGGCTGAACGCCCCGTTCGCCTTCGCCTCTCTCAATCACGATCCCGACCGCGACGAGCACCTGTACCACGTCGTCGAGCCGTCGCTTTCCGACATCGAGCGGGAACTGCTCGACCGCCTGTTCGAGGACATCCGCATCCCGCTCATCTACCGCGACGACGTCGACGCCGACCCGGAGCGCGTCCTCACCGAGGAGCTCGAAGCCAGGCTGGAGGAGTACGGCGTTGTCATCGAGCCCGAGACGTTCTACCGCCTGTTTTACTACCTGCATCGCTCTTTCCAGGGCTACGGTCACATCGACCCTCTGATGCACGACCCTGACATCGAGGATATCTCCTGTGACGGAGCGAACCTTCCCATCTTCGTCTACCACGACGGCTACACGGACATCGAGACGAACATCACATACGACGCCGACGAACTGAACGACTTTGTCATCCAACTGGCACAGCGCTCGGGGCGACACGTCTCCGTTTCGGACCCTGTTGTCTCCACGACGCTCCCGGACGGCTCCCGTATTGAACTGGCGCTCGGCGAAGAAGTGACTCCACGTGGCTCCGCGTTTACCATTCGGAAGTACGCCGACGAGCCGTTCACACCCATCGAACTGCTGGAGTACGGTACGTTCTCCGTCGAGATGCTGGCCTACCTCTGGCTCGCCATCGAGTCCAACAAGTCGCTCATCTTCGCGGGCGGGACGGCGGCCGGCAAGACCACGTCGATGAACGCGCTGGCGATGTTCCTCCCGCCCCGGTCGAAGGTGCTGTCAATCGAGGACACCCGCGAGCTATCTCTGTATCACGACAACTGGCTCTCCTCGGTCACCCGCGAGCGCCTGGGCGATTCGGACATCACGATGTACGATTTGCTGCGGTCCGCGCTCCGGCACCGCCCCGAGTACATCATCGTCGGCGAGGTTCGTGGCGAGGAAGCTATCACGCTGTTTCAGGCAATGAACACCGGGCACACGACCTTCTCAACGATGCACGCGGACTCGGTCCAGACCGTCATCAATCGGCTGGAGAACGAGCCGATCAACGTCCCACGGCCGATGGTTCAGAGCCTCGATATCCTCTGTGTGCAGGTGCTTGCCCGCTCGGGCGATGAGCGCGTCCGCCGTGCGAAGACGCTCGCCGAAATCGAGGGTATCGACCAGCGGACCGGCGAACTGGACTACTCAACGACGTACAACTGGCGGGCCACCGAGGACCGCTTCTCCGAGAACAACAGCGAGCTACTGGACGAAATCCGCGAGGAGCGCGGCTGGACGCAGTCAGAACTGCTGACCGAACTCCGCAACCGTCAGCGGTTCCTCCGCTATCTCCAGTCCGAAGGTATCACCGACTACCGGAAGTTCACGGCGATGGTCAACAAGTACTACGCGGACAAAGAGCAGGTCATAGCAAACATCGACGACGACGCGATAGCCTGA
- a CDS encoding TIGR04206 family protein, with the protein MAWVKSEYAGEFAVLATWLVGLAPWSVSLFEIEGVTVVGLRFLPFRFQFIFGATLPGERPFLWAWQVAAFQESEPLALAGTLGVAALAVFLFPLGLSLYYYAAEDRVEASLPVDPVRLFGGLLGLVGVLTLAASGLFITSFPGITVPIGALVALVFAYLLLTVDRA; encoded by the coding sequence ATGGCCTGGGTGAAATCAGAGTACGCGGGCGAGTTCGCGGTGCTTGCGACGTGGCTCGTGGGACTGGCCCCGTGGTCGGTGTCGCTGTTCGAGATTGAGGGAGTGACTGTCGTCGGGCTTCGCTTTCTCCCCTTTCGGTTCCAGTTCATTTTCGGTGCGACGCTCCCCGGCGAGCGGCCGTTTCTCTGGGCCTGGCAGGTCGCCGCGTTCCAGGAGTCGGAGCCGCTTGCGCTCGCCGGGACACTCGGGGTCGCGGCCCTGGCCGTTTTCCTGTTCCCGCTCGGCCTCAGCCTCTATTACTACGCCGCTGAGGACCGCGTCGAAGCGAGCCTGCCCGTCGACCCTGTCCGACTGTTCGGCGGGCTGCTCGGACTTGTGGGCGTCCTCACGCTCGCGGCCAGCGGGCTATTCATCACGTCGTTCCCCGGTATCACCGTCCCCATCGGGGCGCTCGTCGCCCTCGTGTTCGCCTATCTGCTGCTGACCGTCGACCGGGCGTAA
- a CDS encoding DUF5793 family protein — MRRDYFTVDIQASATDNDDPTIAIVYDGPTGELRERLSKVDGGTLDGEDIDVTFRRQPESDGVLSLTNRLTGEYVFEATAPTADVDALVSAADAQEDPQFTVRLTDSESESRTYELRTLLVYDHDGSLLRGQSLIPGSVEL; from the coding sequence ATGAGGCGTGATTACTTCACCGTCGACATCCAGGCTTCGGCCACCGACAACGACGACCCGACGATCGCGATTGTATACGATGGGCCGACAGGAGAGCTCCGTGAACGCCTCAGCAAAGTAGACGGCGGCACACTCGACGGCGAAGATATCGACGTGACCTTCCGCCGCCAGCCAGAGAGCGACGGCGTGCTCTCGCTGACGAACCGACTCACCGGCGAGTACGTCTTCGAGGCGACAGCACCGACGGCGGACGTCGACGCGCTCGTTTCCGCGGCGGACGCCCAAGAAGACCCACAGTTTACAGTCCGCCTCACCGACAGCGAGAGCGAGTCACGGACCTACGAACTGCGGACGCTACTCGTCTACGACCACGACGGGAGCCTCCTGCGCGGGCAGAGCCTGATTCCCGGCAGCGTCGAACTGTAA
- a CDS encoding NAD-dependent deacylase: MADDRHGIDDIDGETLDAVAEALRAAETAVALTGAGVSTASGIPSFRGDDGIWERHDPADFHRRRLDADPAGFWADRLSLREAIYGDIDPEPNTAHEALATLESAGQLDAVLTQNIDGLHDAAGTERVIELHGTHQRVVCDDCGHRRDAEAVFEEAAESSDLPPRCDCGGVYRPDVVLFGEPMPDVAMNESQRLARDSDVFLAVGSSLSVQPASLLPKIAAEAGSTLVVVNYEETPRDASAAHVLRADVTRVLPAIVERV, translated from the coding sequence ATGGCCGACGACAGGCACGGGATCGACGATATTGACGGCGAAACGCTCGATGCGGTGGCCGAGGCGCTTCGCGCGGCTGAGACTGCTGTCGCGCTCACCGGCGCAGGCGTCTCGACAGCGTCGGGCATCCCCTCCTTTCGCGGCGACGACGGTATCTGGGAGCGCCACGACCCGGCGGACTTCCACCGCCGTCGGCTCGACGCCGACCCAGCGGGCTTCTGGGCGGACCGACTCTCGCTTCGAGAGGCTATCTACGGCGACATCGACCCTGAACCTAACACTGCTCACGAGGCACTGGCGACGCTCGAATCCGCGGGGCAGCTCGACGCTGTGCTCACGCAGAACATCGACGGACTGCACGACGCTGCCGGCACGGAGCGAGTCATCGAACTCCACGGGACCCACCAGCGCGTGGTCTGTGACGACTGCGGTCACCGTCGGGACGCCGAGGCGGTATTTGAGGAAGCTGCCGAGAGCAGCGATCTGCCGCCGCGCTGTGACTGTGGCGGCGTCTATCGGCCCGATGTGGTGCTGTTCGGCGAACCCATGCCCGACGTGGCGATGAACGAGAGCCAGCGCCTCGCACGGGACAGCGACGTGTTCCTCGCCGTGGGGTCGTCGCTGTCGGTCCAGCCCGCCTCACTGCTTCCGAAAATCGCGGCGGAGGCGGGCAGCACGCTGGTCGTGGTCAACTACGAGGAGACGCCGCGTGACGCGAGTGCGGCGCACGTGCTTCGTGCGGATGTCACGCGGGTTCTTCCGGCGATTGTCGAGCGGGTGTAG
- the sucC gene encoding ADP-forming succinate--CoA ligase subunit beta, producing MRLHEYQAKQVFADAGIPTPASQLAETVNEAVDAAEEIGYPVAIKAQVHVGGRGKAGGIKLVESKEEAREAAEDIIGMDLKGYHVSKVLVEEAVDFVNELYVGVTMDRGEGRPVAMVSTKGGVNIEEVAEEDPDAIAREHIDPAFGMHPFQARKVVYEAGVDREVANDVASVLTTLYQLWDDRDGADTEINPLMITSDDEVIAADAVMNVDGDALFRQPEIAEMGEEAAEGDELEQKADEYGFDYVRLDGNVGIIGNGAGLVMTTLDLVDYYDGEPANFLDVGGGAKADRIANALDMVFSDENVDSVVFNIFGGITRGDEVANGINQALEQFDEIPKPVTVRLAGTNAEEGMEILNEDLVTVEHTLEDAVQRAVEYAKEVEA from the coding sequence ATGCGCTTGCACGAATACCAGGCGAAGCAAGTCTTCGCTGACGCGGGCATCCCGACGCCCGCCTCGCAGCTGGCCGAGACAGTAAATGAGGCCGTCGACGCGGCCGAGGAAATCGGATATCCGGTCGCCATCAAGGCACAGGTCCACGTGGGCGGCCGTGGCAAGGCTGGCGGCATCAAGCTCGTCGAGTCCAAGGAGGAGGCCCGCGAGGCTGCCGAGGACATCATCGGGATGGACCTCAAGGGCTACCACGTCTCGAAAGTGCTCGTCGAGGAAGCCGTCGACTTCGTCAACGAACTGTACGTCGGCGTGACGATGGACCGCGGCGAGGGCCGCCCGGTCGCAATGGTCTCGACGAAAGGCGGCGTCAACATCGAGGAGGTCGCCGAGGAGGACCCCGACGCCATCGCCCGCGAGCACATCGACCCCGCGTTCGGAATGCACCCGTTCCAGGCCCGGAAAGTCGTCTACGAGGCCGGCGTCGACCGCGAGGTCGCAAACGACGTTGCGAGCGTCCTCACGACGCTGTACCAGCTCTGGGACGACCGTGACGGCGCTGACACGGAGATCAACCCGCTGATGATTACCAGCGACGACGAGGTCATCGCGGCCGACGCTGTCATGAACGTCGACGGTGACGCCCTGTTCCGCCAGCCCGAAATCGCAGAGATGGGCGAAGAAGCGGCGGAAGGCGATGAACTCGAACAGAAGGCCGACGAGTACGGATTCGATTACGTCCGACTCGACGGCAACGTCGGCATCATCGGCAACGGTGCGGGCCTCGTGATGACGACGCTGGACCTCGTTGATTACTACGACGGCGAGCCCGCCAACTTCCTCGATGTCGGTGGCGGCGCGAAGGCCGACCGTATCGCAAACGCGCTTGATATGGTGTTCTCCGACGAGAACGTTGATTCGGTCGTGTTCAACATCTTCGGCGGTATCACCCGTGGTGACGAGGTCGCCAACGGTATCAACCAGGCGCTGGAGCAGTTCGACGAGATTCCGAAGCCGGTCACCGTGCGACTCGCAGGGACCAACGCCGAGGAGGGAATGGAGATTCTGAACGAGGATCTGGTGACGGTCGAGCACACGCTGGAGGACGCCGTCCAGCGTGCGGTTGAGTACGCAAAGGAGGTGGAAGCATGA
- the sucD gene encoding succinate--CoA ligase subunit alpha, with protein MSVLVDEDTRIVVQGITGGEGKFHTEQMLEYGTNVVAGAVPGRGGQEVAGVPVFDTVQGAAREADANAAVVFVPPAFAGDACFEALDAKGIDLVVAITEGIPTQDMARVYRKLQETDTHLVGPNCPGVITPGVAKLGILPGNIFSEGNVGLVSRSGTLTYQVVDNLTNRGIGQSTAIGIGGDPIIGTDFIGALEQFEADPDTHAVVMCGEIGGEDEEEAARYIGEHMDTPVAGFIAGRTAPPGKRMGHAGAIVSGSGTGTAQSKITALEDNGVPVGDTPEEVADHVEDLL; from the coding sequence ATGAGTGTTCTAGTCGACGAAGACACACGCATCGTTGTACAGGGAATCACCGGCGGTGAAGGGAAGTTCCACACCGAACAGATGCTGGAGTACGGCACGAACGTCGTCGCCGGCGCAGTGCCTGGCCGCGGCGGGCAGGAAGTCGCCGGTGTGCCGGTGTTCGACACGGTGCAGGGCGCAGCTCGCGAGGCCGACGCGAACGCCGCCGTCGTGTTCGTCCCGCCGGCCTTCGCCGGCGACGCCTGCTTCGAGGCGCTCGATGCGAAGGGTATCGACCTCGTGGTCGCCATCACTGAGGGCATCCCGACGCAGGATATGGCCCGGGTCTACCGCAAACTGCAGGAGACCGACACGCATCTTGTCGGTCCGAACTGCCCCGGCGTCATCACGCCCGGCGTCGCCAAGCTCGGTATCCTCCCGGGGAACATCTTCTCCGAGGGGAACGTCGGTCTCGTCTCCCGTTCGGGGACGCTGACCTACCAGGTCGTCGACAACCTCACCAACCGCGGTATCGGTCAGTCGACGGCTATCGGCATCGGCGGCGACCCAATCATCGGGACGGACTTCATCGGCGCGCTCGAACAGTTCGAGGCCGACCCCGACACCCACGCCGTCGTGATGTGCGGCGAGATCGGCGGCGAGGACGAGGAGGAGGCCGCCCGCTACATTGGCGAGCACATGGACACGCCAGTCGCCGGCTTCATCGCCGGCCGCACGGCCCCGCCCGGAAAGCGCATGGGTCACGCCGGCGCTATCGTCTCCGGCTCCGGTACCGGGACCGCGCAGTCGAAGATTACCGCGCTAGAGGACAACGGCGTCCCTGTCGGCGACACGCCGGAAGAAGTCGCCGACCACGTCGAAGACCTGCTGTAG
- a CDS encoding ATP-binding protein, giving the protein MTPARGTVYLVAGTEATDLAKTLSEALTTDGTTAEAVRDTSTVQDRLNDGDVRGVVLNDDGEYDGVAVFEELRATGADIPIVLVASDPEPDRVTEALRAGVTEYVTAETPASLLAAKLEAYATRWPTDWRVGARQWDEISSGVSHDAKNPLNVVMGRLELLDIGEPHEDALFRSVDRVESLLTDLSRIGSVACPVSETDSLALADVATEVWAAASYEDATLEVQTDAAIDAEHDRLQLLLRELFDNAVTHSEGPVTVTIGATESGFYVADDGPGIPEADRDEVFDQGFGTTREGEGYGLFLVDTAARAHGWTVSVGSGKSGGTRIDVTTA; this is encoded by the coding sequence ATGACGCCTGCCCGTGGCACCGTCTATCTCGTGGCCGGTACCGAAGCGACTGATCTGGCTAAGACACTCTCCGAAGCACTGACCACGGACGGGACAACAGCTGAGGCCGTCCGAGACACGAGCACCGTACAGGACCGGCTGAACGACGGGGACGTCAGGGGTGTCGTCCTCAATGACGACGGTGAGTACGACGGGGTTGCGGTATTCGAGGAGCTGCGGGCGACAGGGGCCGATATTCCGATTGTCCTCGTTGCAAGCGACCCCGAACCGGACCGGGTCACCGAGGCGCTCCGGGCCGGCGTCACCGAGTATGTGACCGCAGAAACGCCGGCATCCCTGTTGGCCGCGAAGCTTGAAGCGTACGCGACCCGGTGGCCAACTGACTGGCGAGTCGGTGCCAGACAGTGGGACGAGATTTCGAGCGGCGTCTCCCACGACGCGAAGAACCCGCTGAACGTCGTCATGGGCCGGTTAGAGCTACTGGACATCGGCGAGCCCCACGAAGATGCCCTGTTTCGGTCCGTCGACCGAGTCGAATCGCTGCTGACCGATCTCTCTCGCATCGGAAGCGTCGCGTGTCCCGTCTCAGAAACCGATTCGCTTGCACTGGCTGACGTAGCCACTGAGGTCTGGGCCGCAGCAAGCTACGAGGACGCGACGCTCGAAGTACAGACGGACGCGGCTATTGACGCCGAACACGACCGACTGCAGTTGCTCCTCCGCGAACTGTTCGACAACGCGGTCACACACAGTGAGGGACCAGTAACCGTCACCATCGGGGCCACCGAGTCCGGGTTCTACGTGGCCGACGACGGCCCGGGGATTCCCGAAGCGGACCGCGACGAAGTGTTCGACCAGGGCTTCGGCACGACACGGGAGGGGGAGGGATACGGACTGTTCCTCGTCGACACTGCGGCGCGCGCCCACGGGTGGACAGTATCGGTCGGGAGCGGCAAATCCGGCGGCACGCGGATCGACGTGACGACAGCCTAG